In Thiohalorhabdus sp. Cl-TMA, one genomic interval encodes:
- a CDS encoding RES family NAD+ phosphorylase codes for MRVWRLTHPKWKEAAFTGEGSRIAGRRWNPPGWAAVYCADSLALAMLEVLVHLAAESRDLIFLAYPVQVPDEAILTLPASELPKHWRQEPAPENTQSLGERWLRRGETLALQVPSVIVPQETNLIINPNHQDFGQVVVGPAEEVGFDSRIWQG; via the coding sequence ATGCGGGTGTGGCGTCTGACCCATCCGAAATGGAAGGAAGCCGCATTCACCGGGGAGGGTAGCCGAATCGCGGGTAGGCGGTGGAACCCCCCAGGCTGGGCTGCAGTTTATTGCGCGGACAGTTTGGCGCTGGCCATGCTGGAGGTGCTGGTCCACTTGGCTGCGGAATCTCGGGACCTAATCTTTCTGGCCTATCCGGTCCAAGTACCTGATGAGGCCATCCTTACCCTCCCGGCTTCGGAACTCCCGAAACACTGGCGGCAAGAGCCGGCTCCTGAAAATACGCAGAGTCTGGGAGAGCGCTGGTTACGCAGAGGAGAAACCCTTGCCCTGCAAGTGCCCTCGGTAATCGTTCCCCAAGAAACCAACCTTATTATCAATCCAAACCACCAGGACTTTGGTCAGGTCGTGGTGGGCCCCGCTGAAGAAGTCGGCTTCGACAGTCGAATCTGGCAGGGGTAG
- a CDS encoding Wadjet anti-phage system protein JetD domain-containing protein, producing the protein MNTEVAVSLLTKLLRKADRQTDPSRTTTLSLRSQEGQEYVQHGDVDARDAIHGQLKNAQAEGAVELVWGRGSAENKLVSIRLVDGDRLADYLGQPRGGELGHAIREATEPELAEAPDWVREVFEAQFPRWARHENALGLAPDDPGRIAQVFRVVALLAQGAHQGLDQRSFGALLLGDSKFLERSGVRGAVGRIWKAAHETDLSTEELFEELGLKKFPPSLYLRGALEVEYSGVPWDLGRLVPYVGMDPSHVSRVLASGAVSYVLTIENLATFHRYVREVDDSGVVLYTAGFPGPEFRAVYGMLDKTLEPPTPFYHWGDRDVGGLRILRRLEQVLRGHSLQPHLMESGGTEGEPFLCQEWKALQGLAGAEEPATASLAYEWLRDGVSKREQEVQAPASPLHMAG; encoded by the coding sequence GTGAACACGGAAGTGGCGGTGAGTCTGCTCACCAAACTCTTACGGAAGGCTGACCGGCAAACCGACCCCTCCCGCACCACGACCCTTTCCCTCCGGAGCCAGGAAGGTCAAGAGTACGTCCAACACGGGGATGTGGATGCGCGGGATGCCATCCACGGCCAATTGAAAAATGCCCAGGCCGAGGGGGCGGTGGAACTGGTCTGGGGGCGTGGCTCTGCCGAAAACAAGCTAGTCTCCATCCGGCTGGTGGACGGGGACCGACTGGCGGATTACCTGGGCCAGCCGCGCGGGGGCGAGTTGGGCCACGCCATACGCGAGGCGACGGAGCCCGAACTGGCGGAGGCACCGGACTGGGTGCGGGAGGTCTTCGAGGCCCAATTCCCCCGCTGGGCGCGTCACGAAAATGCCCTGGGGCTGGCTCCGGACGATCCGGGGCGCATCGCCCAAGTGTTCCGGGTGGTGGCGCTGCTGGCCCAGGGGGCGCATCAAGGCCTGGACCAGCGCTCCTTCGGGGCGCTCCTGCTCGGCGACTCCAAGTTCCTGGAGCGCAGCGGGGTGCGTGGGGCCGTTGGGCGTATATGGAAGGCCGCTCATGAAACGGACTTGTCGACGGAGGAGCTTTTCGAGGAACTGGGGCTAAAGAAGTTCCCTCCTTCCCTGTACCTCCGGGGCGCCCTGGAGGTGGAATATTCCGGGGTGCCCTGGGACCTTGGGCGACTTGTGCCGTATGTCGGCATGGATCCCTCCCATGTCAGTCGGGTCTTGGCCTCTGGGGCGGTATCCTATGTGCTCACTATCGAGAACCTGGCGACCTTTCATCGTTATGTGCGGGAGGTCGATGATTCCGGAGTGGTGCTCTATACCGCCGGCTTCCCGGGACCTGAGTTTCGGGCCGTTTATGGAATGCTTGACAAGACATTGGAGCCGCCAACCCCCTTTTATCACTGGGGAGACCGGGATGTGGGCGGACTACGAATCCTCCGGCGGTTGGAGCAGGTGTTGCGAGGACATTCCCTGCAACCGCATCTGATGGAAAGCGGTGGTACCGAGGGCGAGCCATTCCTGTGCCAGGAATGGAAGGCATTGCAAGGGCTTGCGGGGGCCGAAGAACCGGCAACGGCCTCCCTGGCGTACGAATGGCTACGAGATGGCGTTAGCAAGCGGGAGCAGGAGGTACAGGCTCCGGCATCTCCGCTTCATATGGCAGGGTAG
- a CDS encoding antitoxin Xre/MbcA/ParS toxin-binding domain-containing protein gives MESIRESAMELLGAGPAQVRTSLAVVERLHQGLRWTRAQQLMELGRFSKKELASLLGESESTLRRRLRSEEDMDLVVSDRAYRVARVLVLARDLFDGDSNKIHSWLHRPQPGLGERRPIDVMDTSEGAQEVERLLIRVLDGGIA, from the coding sequence ATGGAATCTATCCGCGAATCCGCCATGGAATTACTCGGAGCGGGCCCGGCCCAGGTGCGAACCAGCTTGGCGGTAGTGGAGCGCCTTCACCAGGGGCTGCGTTGGACTCGAGCCCAGCAATTGATGGAGCTCGGGAGGTTCTCCAAAAAAGAGCTGGCCAGCCTGCTAGGAGAGAGCGAAAGCACGCTTCGTAGGCGGCTGCGCTCCGAGGAGGACATGGACCTAGTGGTCAGCGACCGGGCTTATCGGGTGGCTCGGGTGCTGGTTTTGGCTCGGGATTTGTTCGATGGGGATTCCAATAAGATCCACTCCTGGCTGCACCGTCCCCAGCCCGGCTTGGGGGAGCGGCGGCCCATTGACGTCATGGATACATCCGAAGGTGCACAGGAGGTGGAAAGGCTGCTTATTCGGGTGCTTGACGGTGGCATCGCCTGA